The genomic window CGAGGTGGCCGACCGCCTGGTCACACCCGGCCCGGCTGAAGACGAACACGATCGCAGGCAGCCAGTCGCGCCGGGCGAGCTGCTCGACCAGCTCGCTGCGCCGTGGCGGCCGGAGGCGCACACCGGCGTACCCCCCTCGCCGGCCACGCGCCCGGCGCTGCCGCGCCGCCTGCCGTTCCAGCATGACCACGTCCGGGTTGGGCACACCGACGCCCGCCCGGCGCCCCACCGAGCGCGTTTCCGTGGACCGTCCGCGCCCACCCCTGAACATCGGGTGCAGGTCGCGGCCGATCGCATAGTGGTGGTCCAGGGGCACCGGCCGCTGCTCCGAGATCACGACCTCACACTGCAGCCGCACGTCGCTCAACCACGCACCGAACTCCTCGGCGTTGGACACCGTCCCCGACAGGCACGCCAGCTGGACGGCGGCAGGCAGCTGGATGATGACCTCCTCCCACACCGCGCCGCGCTCGCGATCGGCCAGGTAGTGCACCTCGTCGAGGACCACAGACCGCAGCCCACCGAGCGTGGCCGACTGCTCGTAGAGCATGTTGCGCAGCACCTCGGTCGTCATCACCACGATCGGCGCCTCGCCGTTGATGCTGCGATCGCCCGTCAGCAGGCCGACACGAGCGGCGCCGTACCGCGCGGACAGGTCGGCGTACTTCTGGTTCGACAGCGCCTTGATCGGCGTCGTGTAGAAGCACTTGCCGCCGTCGCGGAGCGCCGACCACGTCGCGAACTCGCCGATTACGGTCTTGCCCGACCCGGTCGGGGCGGCCACCAGGACGGACCGGCCCGCCTCGAGCGCTTCGATGCCGGCGACCTGGAAGTCGTCGAACGCAAAGCCGTAGGCCGCGGCGAACCCGGCGGGCACTGCTGTCATCGCGGGCTATGCCGCCTGCGAGCGCCGGCGTTCGACCATGCGCGCGAAGACGATGTTGCACTCGAAGAACAGCACGAGCGGCAGCGCCATGACGAGCATCGTGAATGGGTCCTGCGTGGGCGTGATGATCGCGGCCAGGACGAAGGCGCCGAAGACCGCGTGCCGACGGTAGCGACGCAGGGTCGAGGCCGTCACGGCACCGGCCAGCGTCAACATGGCGACGACCAGCGGCGCGAGGAACGACAGTCCGAAGCCGAGCATCGTCTTGAGCAGGAATGTGATGTACTCGTCGGCGTCGAACAGAGACACGACGTTGTCGCCGGCGAACCCGACGAGAAACTGCAGGCCCCGCGGGATGATGAGGTAGGCGAAGACACCCCCCGCTGCGAACAGCGTGAAGGTGAGCACGACGAACGGCAGCGCGTAGCGGCGTTCGTTCACGTGCAGGCCGGGCGTGATGAATCGCCACAGCTGGTAGGCGACGGGCGGCGCGGCGAGGACCACCGCGAGTACCGCTGCCGCCTTGATCGTCACAAAGAACTCGCCGAGGGGGCTGGTCACGATCAGCGCGCACTCGTCGGCGTCGAAGACCTGCGACCCGGCACGCAGGGAGGCGGGCAGGTCGCAGTAGGGACCGATGAGGACCTCGAACAGCAGGTTGCGGAACGCGAACCCCACCACGAAGGCCAGCAGGATGGCCAGCGCCGCCTTGAACAGGCGGGACCGCAGCTCCTCCAGGTGCTCGACGAGCGTCATCTGCCCGTCGAAGCCGTCGTCCGGCGCGCTCGCGCCGGAGCGTGGTGCGATCCGCGTCACGGCATCTGTGTCTGCAGGGTGCGTCTAGGTCTGGTCGCGAGCGGTTGAGCCATCCTCGGTCGTGACGTGCTCCTCGTCCTCACTGGCCTCGTCGATGCCGCGCTTGAAGTTCTTGATGCCCTTGCCGACGGAGCTGCCCAGCTCCGGCAGCTTCTTCGCGCCGAACAGCAAAACGAAGATCAGGAGCACGATGATCAGCTCTGGTCCGCCAAGGTTCGGCATCTCCAGCCCCTTCAATCGGTTTCTGGCGCGCGTCTCGCGCGCCTCATGCAGTGTAGCCGTCGTCCCCCGTGGACCCTGGCTTTGCGCTCGACCGCCGCTGCGCTGTCAGGTCGGCCACGCTCGCCTGCAGTTGCGCCAGCTCGAGGCTGGCCACCTGCCCCGCCTCGTTGAGCTCGTCTAGCACAGGCTGCAGCCACCGTTGCGTGTTGTCGACGGCCAGGCGCAGGTCACCGACGGCGGTGAGCAGCCGTAGGACGCCGACGACCACGGCCGCCAGGAGCATGATGGCCACGGCCACCACCAGGACGACGATCGCACCCATCAGCGTGCTGGCCCCGGCAGTCCACGGCCGGCGTCGAGGAAGCGCAGCAGCTCGACCGGGATCGGCAGCACAAGGGTGGAGTTCTGCTCGGACGCGATCTCGCTCATCGTCGACAGCAGGCGCAGCTGCATCGCCGCGGGATGTGCCTCGAGGTCGCGGGCGGCCTCGCTGAGCGTCAGCGCGGCCTCCTTCTCGCCCTGCGCGTTGATGACCTTCGCGCGGCGCTCGCGTTCGGCCTCCGCCTGACGGGCCATCGCTCGGCGCATGTTGGGATCGAGCTCGACGTCCTTCACCTCGACGCTGGTGACCTTGACACCCCAGGGGTTGGTCTCCTCGTCGATCACGCTCTGCAGCCGGCTGTTGATCT from Euzebyales bacterium includes these protein-coding regions:
- the tatC gene encoding twin-arginine translocase subunit TatC → MTRIAPRSGASAPDDGFDGQMTLVEHLEELRSRLFKAALAILLAFVVGFAFRNLLFEVLIGPYCDLPASLRAGSQVFDADECALIVTSPLGEFFVTIKAAAVLAVVLAAPPVAYQLWRFITPGLHVNERRYALPFVVLTFTLFAAGGVFAYLIIPRGLQFLVGFAGDNVVSLFDADEYITFLLKTMLGFGLSFLAPLVVAMLTLAGAVTASTLRRYRRHAVFGAFVLAAIITPTQDPFTMLVMALPLVLFFECNIVFARMVERRRSQAA
- a CDS encoding twin-arginine translocase TatA/TatE family subunit, translated to MPNLGGPELIIVLLIFVLLFGAKKLPELGSSVGKGIKNFKRGIDEASEDEEHVTTEDGSTARDQT